ggtcaagaaaatggatggatgaataacgaTCAGGTGCGTTGGAAAAGGGAAACATCCCGAACTCAGGACCTcaaggaccgagtttggacaccactgctgtagGGGGTGTAAATGaacctgttgttgttttgtggtgtTGCATTATTTTGTGCTATAGAGTTGTTTTGTTCCTTTGTGCCATTGCAGTATAGGTGCCGATTTTATTTTGGCAGAATAATCAATCAAAAATTCGCTGTGattgtatgaaattaattctTGATTAATCTAATCTTCaagcattttctgaaccgcttgctcctcacaagggtcgcaggagcctatctcagctggcaatgggcaccaaccaatcgcagggcacacagagacgaacaaccatccacgctcacaagcacacctagggacaatttagagcaaCCAATcatcctgccatgcatgtctttggaatgtgggaggagactggaatacccggagaagacccacgcaggcacggggagaacatgcattgcataactccacccaggaaggccgaagcctggactcgaacccgagtcctcagtactgggagacagatgtgctaaccactcacccaccgtgccacccCCATCTTCAAGCAATTACACCAAATTCTGCAACTTGGCTCAATTtgctgtctagaacatgaactTAGCCATGAGAAGGGCTACTTCAACAAAGACCCTCAGTTCTGGCGTGGAAACGAGAGTTCCATACTacattttaatgtccattaaaaAAGCTTTCCAAAGtcacaataaatacaatatacagtaaatgttttatgtgtcaATTTTACTGTAAACGGTGAATGTACaatgatttattttgtatatatgaTGTATTTTGATAGCTATGTGAGCAAGTTAATTTCACTTTTAAAAGTGttgaactcatttactcccaataatgtataaatacgtttttttttatgttctaagtgtttttttatgctagagcaaacaaggctttgatgcagcctctcaactgcaaagaacagttgcagaaatggtagttattacacaaacgaccagcaggtggcagcagagcaaaagagatcaaccagagccatctagaaaaaaaaaaagctcaattacatacaattttaaatagatttgcgaaaactgatgaaacgtagctgtcttctaatgctaattccatgcttttatagcaataggacacaatattctgtgggccttgcaaaatcagtcaaaatccaacagCCGTTTTACAACAGCCGGGAGCTAACGGgactgtttctgtgaaaatggctgggagtgaatgagttaagtaagttTGTTGTTGGCTCGCTAATCAAAAAAACACATCTCGGGCTCTGTGCAGTTGGTCCAGTTTGGGCACCTCCTCCTTTACACACTAACTAAACATTACCTATTTGTAACTTGGAAGCAGTGATAATAAAGATAAAGACTGGAAATTTACCCTGTCACCTGAGAGGTGACAATTGGTTTCATTTCAAATAGACCTACTGGATGGTGGCAGTTCATGTTTATCATGGCCAACCGACATctattggtttattttttgggtAATCTTGCTTTTGGTCAGTTctgtcattacttttttttttttttatttgtatttgtcttaattacAATGTTTATCCTATTCACTTAATAGAGTCAAGAGTTTGTTATATTGTTTCTGTAAGTCCATGATTCTAAAATAGTGCCTTCATTCTTCaccttcctgttttgttgtccTGGAAAATAGAATCATATCTAATTGTATCCCACTCCGTTCTACTTGTGCTAAAACGAGTTGCCCAAAGCCCAGCAACAAAATTGTGGCTGGTGAAAATGTATGGCTGGTGAGCAAAAAGTTAATGTCAAGCCCTGCTTGTGAGGTATGTGTTTATGCGGACACTTTAAAGAGAGGGAGTTAGCGATTAAAGGGATCGAAAGAGCATATTGTAAATGGGAGGTGTGCACATAGCTGCATGGCTGAAACGGGACTGAGTTCTGGTTCAGTCTGAAGCTTTGAAAGTACCTTTTAGTTAagcattgttgtaaaacattattatatcaattgtataaaatgtattttcatgacTTTGGCAAAGACCAGCGGGCGCTTCTTGAGGTGGCAgcggcgttgctgtcggccaacCAGACGACAGGTGAGGTCACGGTCCCGCTCGTCCCCCaacgaccggcgctgcagaactgCTGCCGAAATGGTTCTAAACAGCAGTTACAACAGAACGGCTCGGCCCCGAAAAGGTCCCGTGGACACACTAACATCCGGGAACAAAAattgccgcttcggtgtggaaccgctacggtggaaaagcgccataatgatattgctctaatcatataccgacagcttggagcaaatttgcacctgatttaccacacatagcAACgtatttgcgccaagaacattgtagtatagtaacagttgcgagaaagatgacattatcagaaagcaaggttggaccgagagtaagcgtttatagtgccattaactcatttgctcccaataacgtgtaaatacgtttttttattttatgttttaggtgtcccaaagacgtatttatacgtttttttgtttttttttgtttttattttatggtagagcatacagaaggctttgatgcagcctctcatctgcaaagaactgttgaagaaatggtaattattacacaaacggccagcaggtggcagcagagcaaaggagatcaaccagagccatatagaaaaaaagctaaattacttacaattttgaatagatttgtgaaaactgatgaaacttagctctcttctaatgctaattgttgcaaaacggaaacagatagaaacatacttttttcctgatgaaagaagagactttaatctttcttttgaaaggttccatgcttttatagcaatagaacacaatattctgtgggccttgcaaaatcagtcaaaatccaggaaaaacagctgggagcgaacgggattgttcctgtgaaaatggctgggagtgaaagagttaagctGACAGAGCAGAGAAGACAACAACAACgggattcattcataaagtacaaattattggtgcgatcgttttctatatgtatattttcagaggttagcgtgtgcgtacagtatgcatctggcacgtaaaaatgatcatttctctctctttctctctctctctctctctctctctctctctctctctctctctcatgggCCATGCACCATGCCatgactgctgtcatgatcccgggatcgggtttgcggcaggttaatactTGAACGTTATTTGCGCCACACAAACTGTGGCTAttagcgctggcgttagtgaattagacgctgtatatcaatgagtctcatttgcattggcgtgggcatattttgcgtcaaatgtatgcaaatgacctaatttaaataagcgcaaataacaccggcgcaccgtggtgCGATCTGGTTGGCagggcacttagtgacggatttccccatctgcgtgtGGTTAGTGAATTAGGttctcccggattgctccatttttaccggataaacctttagtgaatatgcctcTGAGTGTGTATCACTTAATTACTTACTCTATAATAAACATACAATAATTGTTAAATATATTCCGACACTGCCAATACTTACTCAGTACAAAACACTTGGTTGTTTTTTCAACTGGAGTAGGACTATTTTGGACTGCTGAatcaaaaaatgttatccatttttCTCAATCAGGTCTGGTATTTTTATgctaattttatgtagaaaaatccccccaaaaaagtgagTTACCTTCGTCGTGTGGAGGTTGTTTGATTAGAAGACTGTCAGATATGATGCAATAACATACAGTCgtttgcaaattgtgcaggaAAACGGTTGCCGTTAAAGTTGAGAGGATGTGCAGATATATGCGAGGACATTGAAACAGACTGTTTTACCGTGACCGGTAACTCACCATTTAGTTGActtgagtttgtgatgctaactgGCCCCGAAGCTAACGAACGAGACGGCGTGCGCGTCGCTCTCGCGCAGCGGAGTAAACATGCATATTTGGGTTATTCATACCCGCGAGTAAAGTCTACAAGCAATCACGGCATGTTCTCGCTCTTCTGATTGACCAATCAAAGACATTCATGGCAAAATAACGTTGGAGGTTTGCCGgttacatcaaaataaataaaaaatacaaaatactactactactactactactactactactattaataataataataataataaaaataataataataataataataataataataataataataataataataataataataaagcctaTCTGCATGACTGTAGTTCAGCTCTGGTACTTGAGAAAAGGGAAAATGTTACAGTTGCAACCagcctacatgtaaatgttatagTTACAGTTTGTAACCAGCCTGCAGGTGTAAtgtgttatccatccatccatccatccatccatccatccatccatagaaACATATTCATGTTTCAAGTTCATGCATTTTCATAAGTATTATTTAAGTAACcggttgtcatttttatgttaaggcAGCAAAGGGGGGAAATAGGTACTAAAAGGTAACTGATACGTTACTTTttgagtaacttagttactttgacaatacaataatcagtaaagtaactagatTACTTTTTTGAGGAGTAATCAGGAATCAcattactttttcaagtaaTCTGTGACAATACTGCAGAATGGTACATGACGCCTCATCGACCCATTTGATGGGTTGATGAGGGGTCATGTACCATCACATGGGTCTTTGGTGTGAGATGAGCAAAATGCCAACAATGAGATTGCAAACAGGCAGagaggtgcccaaacaattgcAAGGATAAAACATGCATGTGATACATCTGTTACAAGAGATTCTTCTGCATTATAAAAAGAGAAACTATCTGTCTCTGTCTATCCATCCAGCTGCCTCTTTCCCAGATTCTGAACGAGTTCTGAAATATGTACTCAAGGGTGATACGATACACTTGGTGCCAAGCATCCCTGGACAACCTCAAATAATTACGTGGACACGTGATGATGGCAGAGGTGTGGCATTCTTTGATCACTTGGGGGAGGTAAAGTTCCCTGAATACAAGAACAGGCTCACTCTGGACCACAAGACGGCAGAACTCACCATCAAAGATGCCACATATGAAGACAGTGGAAACTATGACTTGAAGTTGCAGATAAACAATAAGGATCATCATTTAAAGTACAAAATTGCGGTTATAGGTAAGTTTGTCTTTCCACCTATGCTTTGATTAACACAAAAACAGAATAGTGCAATCCATTGCTTTGGTTGAATTTGGGTTTATTATTAGTCATCAATGTCTGCATATTATTGTCTCAGACTTGTTGTTATATGCTATACtgtacaatattgtactttgtatttatattaatgATGCTTTTATCCATCTGTCTCTGTCAATACATCCTGCCTCTTTCCCAGATTCTGAACGAGTTCTGAAATATGTACTCAAAGGTCAAGAGAAACACTTGGTGCCACCCATTTTTGGGCAACCCGATGTGATTGTATGGGTACGTGTTGATGTGGTCAGACATGTGGTTGTGTTGGGCCTCATGGGAGAGTTACTATCCCCTGAATACAAGAACAGAATCACTTTGGACCACAACACAGCAGAACTCACCATCAAAAATGCCACATATGAAGACAGTGGAAACTATGACTTGAAGTTGAAGATAAAGAATGAGCATCATCGTGTCAAGTATAGAATTGTGGTTATAGGTAAGTTCATGCTTCCTGCCATGCTTGGATTAACACCAAAACAATATTCTGCAATGTTTATTGTGCAATCACTGTCACTTTTGTTGAATTTGGGTTTAGTAAGAGAAAATAACATCTTGGCTTTTTCTCATGATGTGCTATTTCTTTGAGCGCGTCGTATTTTACACTCCAGTTctatatggaagcccaaaagtgtcaaaattcaataaataaaaaggcctctttgaaataactatccttttgataaataacagacaaagaTCTAAAGCagcattaaaactaacaaaagaacttcaaactattatttttttattcattcaaaacAATAGGATGTTACATGTTAATttatgtacatactgtatatatatatgtgcttTCACATGGCATGCCATATTGGTGAAGTACTGTATTTGATTGCATTTGATGTCATCCATTTgaaatattattattcattattaattattattattattattattatattattattattattattattattattattatcatacagTGGCACTCCTATGACTCAATGTAACGTTGCTTGAGTGTGTGTCCCCGCTCTTCTCCATTCCAGCTCCCATAATCAATCAAATACTACAAACTGGGAACAAAATCTTTCACACTCGACTTATTTTTTAAGGGAAGTGTCAAAAATGCGTCACCTGTCCATTCACAATCACAGTAAATGttgcttgtttgtttacagACCAACTAACTGCCCCCAACATAACCTGTGTGATGAGCGGCGCAAACCAGGCGACGCTTGTGTGCTCAACAGACTCCCAACATCCTCATTTGTTGGAGTTTAAATGGAGCTCACATGGAAAGGAGCAACCTGGTCAAAATCTAACAATAACCCTGACGGGTGAATTTGATGATCGAGTTTATCGTTGTGACGTGAGCAACCCTCTGAGCAAGCAAACAGCCACATTCACCGCCAGCAAGTGCTTCAAGGGTAATCTTAATAATCCTTAGAAATCATGCAACTGGAAGATTCCAATGATGTTAGAACTTAATTAATGTACATTGAAATATCGGAATATGTTTGACTTTTGTACTTTTCTGCAGACGAGCCATCTgatgttgaaaatgacatccatACAGACAAAACTAGCAAACAAATTGTCGTCTTCACttgcatcatcatcaccatcaccatcatcatcgcTTCCATCATTCAATGCTGGGAGTCAAGAAAAGAAGTTCGAGGTATTCACTATTCAGTACACACGAATACATTCGTCAGGCAATGACTTCATGCTTACTgtagtttgttttaatgtttgatTTCTGAACGTGAACCACACATGCTCTTTTTGaccaataaatgaaaacaagactCTTTGTTGTAGACCAAGCTAAAAAGATGACCGAGAAGATTTTAGGATGCCAGAGTAAAACAATAGAACGAGGTATGAGCAATCAACACTGGTTGTAGAGCTACAATGACTGAGTTTATTTCAAATATGGAATTAAGCTCAAtgattaattataataaatcaGTGATAAATATTGTTGTGATTGTCCATGATAATGCTAACAGACACATTTTGTCTTTGTTCACAGAACCATTGAGAACAGATGAACACTTAACGCAGAAAATGAGTGACACACTGCAAATTGAAAAGTACGACATCAGGCATCCGAACGCTTTATGGCATCTGGATTCATGTGATAACCTGGAGCCGTTTGGTATTACGATTCATGGCTGCATTGATGGATTTACTCACCGCATATTGTGGCTGGAAGCTGAACCTGTCAATGGCGATCCTGAAGTCATTGCAAACTCCTTCATAAAGACGGTGGAAGATATTGGAGGGTGTCCACAGCGGCTGCGGGCTGACCCACGTATGGAGAACGGAAACGTcaaaaaaatgcagattttcCTTCGCGATAATCATACAGACCGCTATGGAGGGGAACGAAGCTTCATTGATGCATGTAGCACGACCGATCAACAGATGCAGTCCTGGTTGCTGATCCCATGTGAACGCAGTGTTGAGAAGTGGACAAACGTTTTTGTGAATCTCAGACTAGATGGACATTTCACAGGGAGTGACTTGGACAAGACGCTCATCCAGTTCTGCTTTCTCAAACTCATCAAGGTAAATGGCAAATATATCATtcaaatatgtacagtatatgacatagatattttaaaattatcGTACTTTTACCAACTTTAGACATGCACTAAAACATGAACAATACACTGTACATATTTGAACGATactaatagtgttgttccgataccgttgtttggccccccgataccgattccgatacccagctttgcagtatcggccgatacataccgatacctaaggttatttttttcctcaacatgggaagaaaaaaaaaaaaaaaaaaaaaaaaaaaaaaaaaaaaaaagctgtcctgccattggttcagagcattcaagggccaatacgatatcttagatcggcatgcagtgaacatgtcacatatcagttaatgtcatgcacgagcaagacacaaaatgctgcatccaaaatcttatattagcattggaataaatGGTATCGGTATGTTACTTGTgaatagtcaccgataccgctgttttaatgcagtatcggcgcctttGCCGAtagcagtatcggtatcggaacaacactacttactaAACTATGATATTGCCGAGTAGGGTTGGGCATTGATAAACGTATACCGAGTGGAACAGGCACAAACATTCCAATACTGCTGGAATCGCTCAGATTTATAAATGTCATTGCTAAATTTTAATGAGCAGTCTTCTGCTCTGTGTAacgcatcataaaaaaaaaaataaaaaaaatgtgcaaaggaGGTTACACttcaaatataataaaaacaccTCCAGATTCCTTCCTGCCTTACTTGGGCTGCAACTCCTCAGCCTCGTACCACACGAGTGAGTCATAATTGGggaggtaaaataaagaagTTAAGTTGAAACTGTGCAGGTTAGTACAAATGTAAATGGACAGATGAACTGAATGAACAGatgaatgcattttttatgGATTGGAATTGAGAATCGTTCGGAACCCGAGTCGAATCAAGGAATCGAAACAAAAACCGTCCAAATTCAAATGATGCCCAACCCTACTGATGAGTGAAGTGAAATTGTTttaatatggctttttttttttttttttttttttaggataaccTGAGTGGGCTTATAAAATACTGGAACTCATTGCAGACGAGCTGTAAAGCTGAAAAGGACAAACTACAAGTTCCGAGATGTATCAATGTTTGCCAGACGTTACGTATCCCTGAAATGTGGAACCCCTGTAATGAACATTGCAGGCACATCatgactgaaaatggctggaactATCCAATGGATGAAGAAGCAGCTGTAGAtttgttcaaaaaaatgaaaaatgagatGCTGAAAAAAATGTAAGCAATGACAATAGAATAGGGACAACACGGGAGGAGAGAGACAACAAAACACAACCAACCTGGTAAACTATTCAGTAAAGGTTAGAAGTCTGAacacaaaaacatcacaaaagCACCACACTTGAAATCTTTCAGAAAGATTGAAATGTTGCTGCCCATACGTCAGAAGAGAAAGCATCCCTTAAGGTTCTTGCAAAGGTAAAAGTGTTCATAAAATGAATCCCATAAGCTCAAGTGCATAGAGCCTACTCGATACCTCAAAAgcttaattattttttcaattatttttttttaaattgtttgatAAAAGACATATTACATTCAATCTGTCATCTGCCTGGCTCTATCAAATGAGTTTTCAGTTTTATATGATTAGTTATGTTACCCTTTACTGAATGTGCAATATATTGCATAtagtaaaataatgacaatctTGTGTTAATTTACTTAGTGTGAAGGGTGAGCCTGGTGAGTGAACACAAAGCTACAGTTTTACTCTGTTGTATTGTATGAAgcgtagtgatgtgcttctcgggtcgaatccctgaagcgtgtgccgagtaatgtagatgagtggttcatgaacggcgattcaatgcgtgtgtcgatgacgtacgtgatgacgtttgaagccccgcgaagcgggtgtaccacgtgactgattcaggaaatgattcgctaggtttgagtgtagttcgaaataaaagcggcaaagaaaagctatggattccccttcactttttgtgttttcgggtcccttactgcggtacttctttgcattttgcattcgatttgaccgacgacgacgagcttctttttttgcgatggagttcaaggaaccagcaagaaagagaagaaaatatccccagagttgaaaatccccttcagtactgggaatcacagaaatatgcgcttccaagtttatacaaacttgctgtctcatatctatgcacccctgcttcatcagtaccatgtgaaagagttttttcaaaagcaggtgaaattctatgcacaaaaagaaaccgcctgagtccaaaaactttggaaaaaatattgtttttaaataaaaatgaataagcactttattttacctcattttttcacattttcacttgttgcataagcacaaacatagacaaagtaacacagaacaattcatgttaaaacactcttcaaatatatattcttttgtatttcgaGCATGATttgcaccccaccattttattgcatgcaccaagcatgttatacattttctgtccacatgatggcgtagtcgaggaaatgaatcatcttgaagcccctacgtgtgtgtgaagcatttcactgcagggcttcattgctttacggggcttcattttgccatcactaattAAAGCTTGTTCACGCCTGCCCAGCCCTTGCACAAGGCGGACAGCCAACGCCCTACCTGCAGGAAGCGCCGCGCACCCACACGGACACCAGGCAACAGTAACCAAGCAGTACTAGAGTAAGCTTCTAAAATCGTGAATGGGCCAAGTCGATAAAAGCATGCATACCTTCACTTAGGGTTCACGCCACTCGCACACAGACCACGCCAGCTCCGTAAAGGAGGAAAAGGAAGTGGAAGATAGACGAAGTCACTGCTATTTATAGGCACCTGCCTAATTAGAGACACTCTGCCCCCTTGTGGTAGTTAACGTATCTCTATTCCGCCACACTAGCAAACTAATTTCCTCATTCTTCAGCCTCATGATCTGAAGAACACTTCTGGCATATGAAAAcagagttgccagaggtgcatttttcattggcccattccttgcatatgtgacaacaaaccccaaaatgaatgAGACAAGTTGCACCAAACTAATACTTGCTCTAGTTAAGAAactttgatttgtttgtttgtttagttttacaattattataatattgttcgagggaacactgttcacaaaattAATCTAAAATGCTCAACCTTGACTACAAAACACGTACGTTCAACTGATCTATTAGGAAAGAggcattgcaaatgttttgaacaaaatgtttgcctgctattttcaaatggtgagtactttttttttaaacttaagtcAACTCACTTTAACTTAACTTGCTTTTACTTAAATGATTAGCACGTTTCGAATTGTGTGTAATAAAAGACTAAAATCAACGTAATCTCCTGTTTGAGAAAATTCCTTGTAAAGCATCCAAAAGGACTAAACTGTGATATtcttttgattattttatttaggtggaaatcatttcatttcagtGATAATTGTATGATTATTATGTTTTCTGAAGTCTCCATCTTTATGCCCAGGGGCGGACTGGCCATCAGGAATTTCGATAGTTTACCAAACAACCGGTCTTTTTTCGGGCCTGTCACCCTCAACATTATGCCTTTGTATCACCCTCCATACTCACTGTGACAGAAATGCCCAAAATGTATGGCCTGCCCCAAgacaatgtggaaaaaaatgtttgggcctgcgtcagactttgaaaatgtttgggcctggtgacccaggctattgaaatgaatggtgtgggactttgaaaatttttggacaagtgtgggactttgaaaattttcggacaggcgtgggactttgaaaatgtttgggcctgcgtcagactttgaaaatttacggagaggcgtcagactttgaaaattttcggacaagtgtgggactttgaaaattttcggacaggcgtgggactttgaaaatgtttgggcctgcgtcagactgaaaattttcggaggcgtcagactttgaaaattttcggacaggcgtgggacatGGAAaatttcggagaggcgtcagactttgaaaatgtttggtcctgcgtcagactttgaaaattttcgggcaggcatcagatttagaaaaaattctggccagcatgggaatttgaaaaaattctggccagcatgggaatttgaaaaaattctggccagcatgggacttagaaaaaattctggccagcatgggactttgaaaattttcagccaggcatcagatttagaaaaaattctggccagcatgggactttgaaaattttcagcgaggcatcagacttagaaaaaattctggccagcatgggactttgaaaaaattcttgccagcatgggactttgaaaaaattctggccagcatgggactttgaaaaaattctagccagcatgggacttagaaaaaattctagccagcatgggacttagaaaaaattctggccagcatgggactttgaaaaaattctggccagcatgggactttgaaaaaattctggccagcatgggactttgaaaatttttggccaggcgtcagactttgaaaatattctggccagcatgggacttagaaaaaaatctggccagcatgggactttgaaaattttcggccaggcgtcagacttagaaaaaattctggccagcatgggactttgaaatatttcagccaggcatcagacttagaaaaaattctggccagcatgggacttagaaaaaattctggccagcatgggacttagaaaaaattctggccagcatgggactttgaaaattttcagccaggcatcagatttagaaaaaattctggccagcatgggactttgaaaattttcagcgaggcatcagacttagaaaaaattctggccagcatgggactttgaaaaaattcttgccagcatgggacttagaaaaaattctggccagcatgggacttagaaaaaattctggccagcatgggactttgaaaattttcagccaggcatcagacttagaaaaattctggccagcatgggactttgaaaattttcagccaggcatcagacttagaaaaaattctggccagcatgggactttgaaaattttcagccaggcatcagactttgaaaaattctggccagcatgggactttgaaaaaattctggccagcatgggactttgaaaaaaattctggccagcatgggactttgaaaaattctggccagcatgggactttgaaaaaattctggccagcatgggactttgaaaaatttcagccaggcatcagacttagaaaaaattctggccagcatgggactttgaaaaaattctggccagcatgggactttgaaaaaattctggccagcatgggactttgaaaattttcagccaggcatcagacttagaaaaaattctggccagcatgggactttgaaaattttcgggcctggtgacccaggctattgaaatgaatggtgtgggactttgaaatatttcgggcaggcgtcagaatttgaaaaaatttgacaaccaggccagagagcaggccgtctgcccaaggaggccgccccaaccctcctctttgtcggacataagtctggtgagcctcccttgttcggccctggaggtgcctcgtctgaaattgctcccttctgaaatcgtgacaactccattttgcggtttgggtggaaaggcccccagatagggaaccgggtgccctatctgcagcgccccccgatggtggccggcggtactgcaacccttttaacctaggctattgaaaagattggtgtggaactttgaacattttcggagaggcgtcagacttagaaaaaattctggccagcatgggactttgaaaaaattctggccagcatgggactttgaaa
This portion of the Festucalex cinctus isolate MCC-2025b chromosome 19, RoL_Fcin_1.0, whole genome shotgun sequence genome encodes:
- the LOC144007626 gene encoding uncharacterized protein LOC144007626, translating into MHVIHLLQEILLHYKKRNYLSLSIHPAASFPDSERVLKYVLKGDTIHLVPSIPGQPQIITWTRDDGRGVAFFDHLGEVKFPEYKNRLTLDHKTAELTIKDATYEDSGNYDLKLQINNKDHHLKYKIAVIDSERVLKYVLKGQEKHLVPPIFGQPDVIVWVRVDVVRHVVVLGLMGELLSPEYKNRITLDHNTAELTIKNATYEDSGNYDLKLKIKNEHHRVKYRIVVIDQLTAPNITCVMSGANQATLVCSTDSQHPHLLEFKWSSHGKEQPGQNLTITLTGEFDDRVYRCDVSNPLSKQTATFTASKCFKDEPSDVENDIHTDKTSKQIVVFTCIIITITIIIASIIQCWESRKEVRDQAKKMTEKILGCQSKTIEREPLRTDEHLTQKMSDTLQIEKYDIRHPNALWHLDSCDNLEPFGITIHGCIDGFTHRILWLEAEPVNGDPEVIANSFIKTVEDIGGCPQRLRADPRMENGNVKKMQIFLRDNHTDRYGGERSFIDACSTTDQQMQSWLLIPCERSVEKWTNVFVNLRLDGHFTGSDLDKTLIQFCFLKLIKDNLSGLIKYWNSLQTSCKAEKDKLQVPRCINVCQTLRIPEMWNPCNEHCRHIMTENGWNYPMDEEAAVDLFKKMKNEMLKKM